One window of Acropora palmata chromosome 1, jaAcrPala1.3, whole genome shotgun sequence genomic DNA carries:
- the LOC141879602 gene encoding laminin subunit beta-2-like isoform X1 produces MKICMHSVQLFIQLLFIILNSSTGDSSCMFRSCHDDSQRRIPRPCIASPVSIAYMRNVSATSTCGTPASGFCDFRKCYECDANSTTKRHPPEFMVNSEFDTPYRLGQVTWWQSPTWWDMFDAKPGSSLDPLKVNITLSFGRIFHISGGITVRFYNTRPKEMFLEKSKDFGKTWTVLQYFAFDCEKSSFNMPASPPVIKSSPFNVTCTERFSGRLPQEFGKVEYRFDARYEPGCGYFDQAAQDFMLATNVRIRLEELHHDNIGSIFRREVDLNKYYYAISDIVITGRCNCNGHAQYCTGPRMEETCVCEHNTAGQDCENCKPLFNNRPWMPANATHANECRECQCNDHGLSCTYNKTLDVGICTSCQHNSTGHHCERCQPKFYRNSMVPINHPSTCLACNCFPEGITNNGSCDQESTSTQVAGQCHCKNNVFGRQCDQCIPGYWGFTLSPPGECRECECNSLGTVNNMIECDQYSGACTCQPNIQGVNCSECKDGFYHFPTTNGTDCKRCPCNFGGALPVCNKTSGSCSCRSGVEGRLCDRAQQGRFYPFLDFINLEVEDMTGTFTTSTQHEGHGVAFTGTGYASFLSGQHAFTSTSIIPVSHSYYVVIRYNLPPSCSSSFGAQFTLKVDTSGFNGSITFNISLDELSSGSGQAWKSPNTVKLFAGEEVNFTLIFNSSDSGHVCSFLVDSLVFIPDVSTTRVFTESEQDTRHQLQSCVQARTTLPLVEPVPGNCRAIVFSVSTELYNGTVACGCNANGTLGGSSNCTSYGGQCSCHSSVVGRTCHSCDVGFYGFSSAGCNSCQCSVAGSTVTACHEVTGRCHCKSNAEGLKCNSCKPGTFNLDAANRHGCLHCFGYGRSINCTSAHGFVASVIRSQFVNETVFNWTVVNSTGNPVEFASSAFSGLVITSPSSPAVVYIEAPALFLGSQYRSYGQRLHVKMKIQDPSNGQNPSSANADVILSSGEKELMLNLLPSPSPNITSYHVILDETHVANNAVTPLEFQSILAELTSIKIRATYYPFPYSSVTFEEISLETAVIGLDAPGKTRVKFVENATCHMNYTGLSCEKCAEGFTREVNGSGPFGRCILCSCNNRSTQCEGETGVCTNCQVGTHGDRCQLCSNNVVGPECTRCKIGYWGLSANGCQACDCHTPGTAFGNDTSCDQWTGQCNCNATANIGGRRCSRCKENSWNTSAGLHNCKECPFCYSYIQEDVDLLRVYITRLQAEFSLLGNQPTMLHNGTFNDRFHKLVTEVSELTQSLITAREAESNATVQWRLFSVVMNDLNMLTGTIAVAVNQTVHFTAIVEGNKKETEFSVIQIRDLVTEASRLLKMSLDRKLEHAENSSSFLANQAGKLMNLLHIMKREENRTVEAGELIHKRVEHAVEIANKSAEMARNVTEAQIHLDAMLRQLHKNASAIIVLGASTVKIAYDKLAMAKRAYNHSVQKLNEARQANPDRSGVLENIKMESDSAREQFSRLRSQVSYLHQSGTAVMDLIDEAIKSSVFQAMEVQIASHNASQIYQRAQVTRTGARSSVSRTYHLNRNAQRMLQVVRNFETESLRAQASAAATLPLILSLRNITHRIMREVSIVNQSSASVLSTASEAWQLGRSVYNLSVSEKKVVERTLHLAQQLHRQTSAKNATIDNSVENFVDMKIKPALRLCQNVSTMAANASTYSSSLLNRAAQTNATAQRLGVLIMQLLNESSHLPRVNVNRLPTLRQEVSSAREKFRALQLGLHLAELRRGIQLQREKMAQFKSQIGKLRSSINEKKNLLRSMPRKTPCYEA; encoded by the exons atgaaaatctgtatgCATTCAGTTCAACTCTTTATCCAGCTTCTTTTTATCATCTTGAACTCATCAACAGGAGACTCTTCATGTATGTTCAGAAGTTGTCATGATGATTCTCAAAGGAGAATTCCTCGCCCATGTATTGCTTCCCCGGTTAGCATTGCCTACATGAGAAATGTCTCAGCGACAAGCACCTGTGGCACACCAGCTTCTGGATTCTGCGATTTTAGGAAATGCTATGAATGTGATGCAAACAGCACCACCAAAAGACATCCTCCAGAGTTCATGGTGAACAGCGAGTTTGATACTCCATATAGACTCGGGCAAGTGACGTGGTGGCAGTCTCCGACATGGTGGGACATGTTTGATGCAAAGCCAGGCAGTTCTTTGGATCCATTGAAGGTGAACATAACACTGTCATTTGGTCGAATTTTCCATATCTCAGGTGGTATAACTGTGAGGTTTTATAATACAAGAccaaaagaaatgtttcttgaaaaatcaaaagacTTTGGGAAAACTTGGACAgttttgcagtattttgcttttgattgTGAGAAGTCTTCTTTCAACATGCCTGCATCTCCTCCTGTCATTAAAAGTAGTCCATTCAATGTGACATGCACAGAACGTTTCAGTGGAAGATTGCCACAAGAGTTTGGAAAAGTGGAGTACAGATTTGATGCAAGGTATGAACCAGGATGTGGCTATTTTGATCAAGCTGCGCAGGACTTCATGCTTGCAACAAATGTGCGCATAAGACTTGAAGAACTTCACCATGACAATATTGGAAGCATATTCCGAAGGGAAGTCGACCTTAACAAGTACTACTATGCCATTTCAGACATTGTTATCACAGGGCGTTGCAACTGCAATGGCCATGCCCAATACTGTACTGGCCCTCGAATGGAAGAAACATGTGTATGTGAGCATAATACAGCGGGACAAGATTGCGAAAATTGCAAGCCATTGTTTAATAATCGTCCCTGGATGCCAGCCAATGCAACCCATGCAAACGAATGCAGAG AGTGTCAGTGTAATGACCATGGATTATCCTGCACGTATAACAAGACCCTTGATGTTGGCATTTGCACTAGTTGTCAACATAACAGTACAGGACACCACTGTGAGAGGTGCCAACCAAAGTTCTACAGGAATTCAATGGTACCAATAAATCATCCAAGCACTTGTTTGG CATGTAACTGTTTCCCTGAGGGCATAACAAACAATGGCTCATGCGATCAGGAGTCTACGTCCACACAGGTGGCTGGACAATGTCATTGCAAGAACAATGTGTTTGGACGACAGTGTGATCAATGCATTCCAGGATACTGGGGATTCACATTAAGTCCTCCTGGAGAATGCAGAG AGTGTGAATGTAACAGCCTTGGAACTGTTAACAACATGATAGAATGTGACCAATACAGTGGAGCATGCACCTGCCAGCCAAATATACAAGGTGTAAACTGCAGTGAATGTAAAGATGGTTTTTATCATTTCCCTACTACCAATGGAACAGATTGTAAGCGGTGCCCCTGTAATTTTGGAGGGGCTCTTCCTGTGTGTAACAAGACATCAG GATCATGCTCATGTCGCAGCGGTGTTGAAGGTAGATTATGTGACAGAGCTCAACAAGGACGATTCTATCCATTCCTGGACTTCATTAACTTGGAAGTTGAAGACATGACTGGTACCTTCACTACTTCCACTCAACATGAAGGCCATGGTGTGGCCTTCACAGGAACTGGTTATGCTTCTTTCCTCTCTGGCCAACATGCATTCACAAGTACATCTATCATACCTGTCAGTCATTCTTATTATGTTGTTATCCGGTACAATTTACCCCCATCTTGCTCTTCATCTTTTGGAGCACAGTTCACTTTGAAAGTTGACACTAGTGGTTTCAATGGGAGTATAACGTTCAACATTTCTTTGGATGAGCTATCAAGTGGTTCTGGACAGGCATGGAAATCACCAAACACAGTAAAATTGTTTGCTGGGGAAGAAGTTAATTTCACCCTGATCTTTAACAGCTCTGATAGTGGTCATGTCTGCTCATTTCTTGTGGACTCACTTGTCTTCATTCCCGACGTTTCTACAACTCGCGTCTTTACTGAGTCTGAACAAGACACTCGTCACCAGCTACAGAGCTGTGTGCAAGCTAGGACTACTCTTCCTCTTGTGGAACCAGTGCCTGGTAATTGCAGGGCAATTGTATTTTCTGTCAGTACAGAACTATACAATGGTACCGTAG CATGTGGCTGTAATGCTAATGGTACTTTGGGAGGTTCAAGTAATTGTACAAGTTATGGAGGGCAGTGCTCATGCCATAGCAGTGTAGTGGGTCGAACATGTCACTCATGTGATGTCGGCTTTTATGGATTCTCTTCTGCTGGATGCAATT CTTGCCAGTGTTCAGTTGCTGGTTCTACGGTGACTGCCTGTCATGAGGTCACTGGACGCTGTCATTGCAAGAGCAATGCGGAAGGTTTAAAATGCAACAGCTGTAAACCTGGCACCTTCAACTTGGATGCTGCCAATCGACATGGATGcttgcattgttttggttATGGGCGCTCAATCAACTGTACATCAGCCCATGGATTTGTTGCATCAGTGATTAGAAGTCAATTTGTCAATGAGACAG TCTTTAACTGGACGGTTGTTAACAGCACAGGCAACCCAGTTGAATTTGCCTCATCTGCATTCAGTGGTTTGGTTATTACGTCGCCTTCTTCACCAGCAGTGGTTTACATAGAAGCACCAGCTTTATTCCTTGGTTCCCAATATAGATCTTATGGTCAACGACTTCATGTTAAG ATGAAAATACAAGATCCTTCGAATGGTCAGAACCCATCCTCGGCCAACGCTGACGTCATCTTGTCGAGTGGAGAAAAAGAACTGATGTTGAACCTTCTACCCTCCCCCTCGCCAAACATCACATCTTATCACGTGATTCTGGATGAAACGCACGTGGCTAACAACGCCGTCACGCCCTTGGAATTCCAGTCGATTCTTGCCGAGCTGACGTCAATAAAGATTCGTGCCACTTACTACCCTTTCCCTTACAGCAGCGTGACATTCGAGGAGATAAGTCTTGAGACAGCCGTCATTGGCTTGGATGCACCTGGAAAAACGCGAGTTAAATTCGTCGAAAATGCGACATGTCACATGAACTACACGGGTCTATCTTGTGAAAAGTGCGCCGAGG GGTTTACTCGTGAAGTCAACGGCAGTGGACCATTCGGTCGCTGTATACTTTGTTCCTGTAACAACAGGAGTACACAGTGTGAGGGTGAGACAGGTGTCTGCACTAACTGTCAAGTAGGCACGCATGGGGACCGGTGCCAACTCTGTTCCAACAATGTCGTGGGACCAGAATGCACACGGTGCAAAATTGGTTATTGGGGGCTGTCAGCGAATGGTTGTCAAG CTTGTGACTGTCACACACCTGGAACCGCGTTCGGTAACGACACCTCGTGCGACCAGTGGACTGGGCAGTGTAACTGTAACGCAACAGCCAATATTGGTGGAAGGCGCTGTTCCAGATGTAAGGAAAACAGCTGGAATACCTCAGCAGGACTGCACAACTGTAAAG AATGCCCTTTCTGTTACTCTTATATCCAAGAAGACGTAGATCTGTTGCGTGTCTATATTACCAGGTTGCAAGCTGAATTTTCGTTGCTCGGTAACCAACCCACCATGCTCCACAATGGCACATTTAACGACCGATTTCACAAGCTGGTAACAGAGGTTAGCGAACTTACACAATCACTCATAACAGCGCGGGAGGCTGAAAGCAACGCCACAGTTCAATGGCGATTATTTTCTGTCGTCATGAACGATTTGAATATGTTAACTGGAACCATTGCAGTTGCAGTGAATCAAACGGTTCACTTTACAGCCATTGTGGAAGGCAACAAGAAGGAAACTGAATTCTCTGTAATACAGATACGAGATCTCGTTACAGAAGCGTCGCGCTTGTTGAAAATGTCATTGGACCGAAAACTTGAACACGCAGAAAATTCGTCTTCTTTCCTTGCGAATCAAGCAGGAAAACTGATGAATCTGCTGCACATTATGAAGCGAGAAGAAAATCGCACTGTTGAGGCTGGTGAACTTATTCATAAACGTGTAGAACACGCGGTTGAAATCGCGAATAAGTCCGCTGAAATGGCGCGAAATGTTACCGAGGCGCAGATTCACCTCGATGCCATGTTGCGCCAGCTGCACAAGAACGCTTCTGCGATTATTGTCCTTGGGGCGTCAACGGTCAAGATTGCGTATGATAAGCTGGCAATGGCAAAGAGAGCTTACAATCACAGTGTCCAGAAGTTGAACGAAGCAAGGCAAGCAAACCCAGATAGAAGCGGT GTTTTGGAAAACATCAAGATGGAGTCAGACAGCGCAAGGGAGCAATTCTCTCGCCTCCGTAGTCAAGTCAGCTATTTACATCAGTCAGGAACAGCTGTCATGGACCTGATTGACGAGGCCATTAAAAGCTCAGTATTCCAGGCAATGGAGGTGCAAATCGCTTCCCACAATGCATCGCAAATCTACCAGCGCGCCCAGGTTACGCGCACTGGTGCGCGTTCTTCTGTTTCAAGAACCTACCACCTAAATAGAAATGCACAAAGAATGCTGCAAGTGGTgcgaaattttgaaactgaatcTCTACGAGCGCAAGCCTCTGCCGCTGCGACTCTGCCTTTGATTCTGTCTTTGCGAAACATTACGCACCGGATTATGCGGGAGGTGTCCATCGTCAACCAATCGTCTGCCAGCGTGCTCTCCACAGCTTCAGAGGCCTGGCAGCTTGGACGCAGTGTATACAATCTTTCCGTATCCGAGAAAAAG GTTGTGGAAAGAACCCTTCATCTTGCCCAGCAGTTACACAGACAAACATCAGCAAAAAATGCTACCATTGACAACTCAGTGGAGAATTTCGTTGATATGAAAATAAAACCCGCCCTTAGACTCTGCCAAAATGTCTCCACGATGGCTGCCAATGCGTCCACATACAGTTCTTCTCTTCTGAATCGAGCCGCTCAGACAAACGCCACCGCCCAACGACTGGGTGTGCTAATAATGCAATTGCTTAACGAAAGCTCTCATTTGCCTCGAGTTAATGTTAACCGTCTTCCCACACTCCGACAAGAGGTAAGCTCGGCTAGAGAGAAATTTCGGGCGTTGCAACTCGGGTTACATCTAGCAGAGTTAAGGAGAGGAATTCAACttcaaagggaaaaaatggcTCAGTTTAAAAGCCAAATTGGGAAGCTACGGTCCAGTataaatgaaaagaagaacttaCTGAGGTCTATGCCTCGAAAGACTCCATGTTACGAGGCATAA
- the LOC141879602 gene encoding laminin subunit beta-2-like isoform X2 produces MFRSCHDDSQRRIPRPCIASPVSIAYMRNVSATSTCGTPASGFCDFRKCYECDANSTTKRHPPEFMVNSEFDTPYRLGQVTWWQSPTWWDMFDAKPGSSLDPLKVNITLSFGRIFHISGGITVRFYNTRPKEMFLEKSKDFGKTWTVLQYFAFDCEKSSFNMPASPPVIKSSPFNVTCTERFSGRLPQEFGKVEYRFDARYEPGCGYFDQAAQDFMLATNVRIRLEELHHDNIGSIFRREVDLNKYYYAISDIVITGRCNCNGHAQYCTGPRMEETCVCEHNTAGQDCENCKPLFNNRPWMPANATHANECRECQCNDHGLSCTYNKTLDVGICTSCQHNSTGHHCERCQPKFYRNSMVPINHPSTCLACNCFPEGITNNGSCDQESTSTQVAGQCHCKNNVFGRQCDQCIPGYWGFTLSPPGECRECECNSLGTVNNMIECDQYSGACTCQPNIQGVNCSECKDGFYHFPTTNGTDCKRCPCNFGGALPVCNKTSGSCSCRSGVEGRLCDRAQQGRFYPFLDFINLEVEDMTGTFTTSTQHEGHGVAFTGTGYASFLSGQHAFTSTSIIPVSHSYYVVIRYNLPPSCSSSFGAQFTLKVDTSGFNGSITFNISLDELSSGSGQAWKSPNTVKLFAGEEVNFTLIFNSSDSGHVCSFLVDSLVFIPDVSTTRVFTESEQDTRHQLQSCVQARTTLPLVEPVPGNCRAIVFSVSTELYNGTVACGCNANGTLGGSSNCTSYGGQCSCHSSVVGRTCHSCDVGFYGFSSAGCNSCQCSVAGSTVTACHEVTGRCHCKSNAEGLKCNSCKPGTFNLDAANRHGCLHCFGYGRSINCTSAHGFVASVIRSQFVNETVFNWTVVNSTGNPVEFASSAFSGLVITSPSSPAVVYIEAPALFLGSQYRSYGQRLHVKMKIQDPSNGQNPSSANADVILSSGEKELMLNLLPSPSPNITSYHVILDETHVANNAVTPLEFQSILAELTSIKIRATYYPFPYSSVTFEEISLETAVIGLDAPGKTRVKFVENATCHMNYTGLSCEKCAEGFTREVNGSGPFGRCILCSCNNRSTQCEGETGVCTNCQVGTHGDRCQLCSNNVVGPECTRCKIGYWGLSANGCQACDCHTPGTAFGNDTSCDQWTGQCNCNATANIGGRRCSRCKENSWNTSAGLHNCKECPFCYSYIQEDVDLLRVYITRLQAEFSLLGNQPTMLHNGTFNDRFHKLVTEVSELTQSLITAREAESNATVQWRLFSVVMNDLNMLTGTIAVAVNQTVHFTAIVEGNKKETEFSVIQIRDLVTEASRLLKMSLDRKLEHAENSSSFLANQAGKLMNLLHIMKREENRTVEAGELIHKRVEHAVEIANKSAEMARNVTEAQIHLDAMLRQLHKNASAIIVLGASTVKIAYDKLAMAKRAYNHSVQKLNEARQANPDRSGVLENIKMESDSAREQFSRLRSQVSYLHQSGTAVMDLIDEAIKSSVFQAMEVQIASHNASQIYQRAQVTRTGARSSVSRTYHLNRNAQRMLQVVRNFETESLRAQASAAATLPLILSLRNITHRIMREVSIVNQSSASVLSTASEAWQLGRSVYNLSVSEKKVVERTLHLAQQLHRQTSAKNATIDNSVENFVDMKIKPALRLCQNVSTMAANASTYSSSLLNRAAQTNATAQRLGVLIMQLLNESSHLPRVNVNRLPTLRQEVSSAREKFRALQLGLHLAELRRGIQLQREKMAQFKSQIGKLRSSINEKKNLLRSMPRKTPCYEA; encoded by the exons ATGTTCAGAAGTTGTCATGATGATTCTCAAAGGAGAATTCCTCGCCCATGTATTGCTTCCCCGGTTAGCATTGCCTACATGAGAAATGTCTCAGCGACAAGCACCTGTGGCACACCAGCTTCTGGATTCTGCGATTTTAGGAAATGCTATGAATGTGATGCAAACAGCACCACCAAAAGACATCCTCCAGAGTTCATGGTGAACAGCGAGTTTGATACTCCATATAGACTCGGGCAAGTGACGTGGTGGCAGTCTCCGACATGGTGGGACATGTTTGATGCAAAGCCAGGCAGTTCTTTGGATCCATTGAAGGTGAACATAACACTGTCATTTGGTCGAATTTTCCATATCTCAGGTGGTATAACTGTGAGGTTTTATAATACAAGAccaaaagaaatgtttcttgaaaaatcaaaagacTTTGGGAAAACTTGGACAgttttgcagtattttgcttttgattgTGAGAAGTCTTCTTTCAACATGCCTGCATCTCCTCCTGTCATTAAAAGTAGTCCATTCAATGTGACATGCACAGAACGTTTCAGTGGAAGATTGCCACAAGAGTTTGGAAAAGTGGAGTACAGATTTGATGCAAGGTATGAACCAGGATGTGGCTATTTTGATCAAGCTGCGCAGGACTTCATGCTTGCAACAAATGTGCGCATAAGACTTGAAGAACTTCACCATGACAATATTGGAAGCATATTCCGAAGGGAAGTCGACCTTAACAAGTACTACTATGCCATTTCAGACATTGTTATCACAGGGCGTTGCAACTGCAATGGCCATGCCCAATACTGTACTGGCCCTCGAATGGAAGAAACATGTGTATGTGAGCATAATACAGCGGGACAAGATTGCGAAAATTGCAAGCCATTGTTTAATAATCGTCCCTGGATGCCAGCCAATGCAACCCATGCAAACGAATGCAGAG AGTGTCAGTGTAATGACCATGGATTATCCTGCACGTATAACAAGACCCTTGATGTTGGCATTTGCACTAGTTGTCAACATAACAGTACAGGACACCACTGTGAGAGGTGCCAACCAAAGTTCTACAGGAATTCAATGGTACCAATAAATCATCCAAGCACTTGTTTGG CATGTAACTGTTTCCCTGAGGGCATAACAAACAATGGCTCATGCGATCAGGAGTCTACGTCCACACAGGTGGCTGGACAATGTCATTGCAAGAACAATGTGTTTGGACGACAGTGTGATCAATGCATTCCAGGATACTGGGGATTCACATTAAGTCCTCCTGGAGAATGCAGAG AGTGTGAATGTAACAGCCTTGGAACTGTTAACAACATGATAGAATGTGACCAATACAGTGGAGCATGCACCTGCCAGCCAAATATACAAGGTGTAAACTGCAGTGAATGTAAAGATGGTTTTTATCATTTCCCTACTACCAATGGAACAGATTGTAAGCGGTGCCCCTGTAATTTTGGAGGGGCTCTTCCTGTGTGTAACAAGACATCAG GATCATGCTCATGTCGCAGCGGTGTTGAAGGTAGATTATGTGACAGAGCTCAACAAGGACGATTCTATCCATTCCTGGACTTCATTAACTTGGAAGTTGAAGACATGACTGGTACCTTCACTACTTCCACTCAACATGAAGGCCATGGTGTGGCCTTCACAGGAACTGGTTATGCTTCTTTCCTCTCTGGCCAACATGCATTCACAAGTACATCTATCATACCTGTCAGTCATTCTTATTATGTTGTTATCCGGTACAATTTACCCCCATCTTGCTCTTCATCTTTTGGAGCACAGTTCACTTTGAAAGTTGACACTAGTGGTTTCAATGGGAGTATAACGTTCAACATTTCTTTGGATGAGCTATCAAGTGGTTCTGGACAGGCATGGAAATCACCAAACACAGTAAAATTGTTTGCTGGGGAAGAAGTTAATTTCACCCTGATCTTTAACAGCTCTGATAGTGGTCATGTCTGCTCATTTCTTGTGGACTCACTTGTCTTCATTCCCGACGTTTCTACAACTCGCGTCTTTACTGAGTCTGAACAAGACACTCGTCACCAGCTACAGAGCTGTGTGCAAGCTAGGACTACTCTTCCTCTTGTGGAACCAGTGCCTGGTAATTGCAGGGCAATTGTATTTTCTGTCAGTACAGAACTATACAATGGTACCGTAG CATGTGGCTGTAATGCTAATGGTACTTTGGGAGGTTCAAGTAATTGTACAAGTTATGGAGGGCAGTGCTCATGCCATAGCAGTGTAGTGGGTCGAACATGTCACTCATGTGATGTCGGCTTTTATGGATTCTCTTCTGCTGGATGCAATT CTTGCCAGTGTTCAGTTGCTGGTTCTACGGTGACTGCCTGTCATGAGGTCACTGGACGCTGTCATTGCAAGAGCAATGCGGAAGGTTTAAAATGCAACAGCTGTAAACCTGGCACCTTCAACTTGGATGCTGCCAATCGACATGGATGcttgcattgttttggttATGGGCGCTCAATCAACTGTACATCAGCCCATGGATTTGTTGCATCAGTGATTAGAAGTCAATTTGTCAATGAGACAG TCTTTAACTGGACGGTTGTTAACAGCACAGGCAACCCAGTTGAATTTGCCTCATCTGCATTCAGTGGTTTGGTTATTACGTCGCCTTCTTCACCAGCAGTGGTTTACATAGAAGCACCAGCTTTATTCCTTGGTTCCCAATATAGATCTTATGGTCAACGACTTCATGTTAAG ATGAAAATACAAGATCCTTCGAATGGTCAGAACCCATCCTCGGCCAACGCTGACGTCATCTTGTCGAGTGGAGAAAAAGAACTGATGTTGAACCTTCTACCCTCCCCCTCGCCAAACATCACATCTTATCACGTGATTCTGGATGAAACGCACGTGGCTAACAACGCCGTCACGCCCTTGGAATTCCAGTCGATTCTTGCCGAGCTGACGTCAATAAAGATTCGTGCCACTTACTACCCTTTCCCTTACAGCAGCGTGACATTCGAGGAGATAAGTCTTGAGACAGCCGTCATTGGCTTGGATGCACCTGGAAAAACGCGAGTTAAATTCGTCGAAAATGCGACATGTCACATGAACTACACGGGTCTATCTTGTGAAAAGTGCGCCGAGG GGTTTACTCGTGAAGTCAACGGCAGTGGACCATTCGGTCGCTGTATACTTTGTTCCTGTAACAACAGGAGTACACAGTGTGAGGGTGAGACAGGTGTCTGCACTAACTGTCAAGTAGGCACGCATGGGGACCGGTGCCAACTCTGTTCCAACAATGTCGTGGGACCAGAATGCACACGGTGCAAAATTGGTTATTGGGGGCTGTCAGCGAATGGTTGTCAAG CTTGTGACTGTCACACACCTGGAACCGCGTTCGGTAACGACACCTCGTGCGACCAGTGGACTGGGCAGTGTAACTGTAACGCAACAGCCAATATTGGTGGAAGGCGCTGTTCCAGATGTAAGGAAAACAGCTGGAATACCTCAGCAGGACTGCACAACTGTAAAG AATGCCCTTTCTGTTACTCTTATATCCAAGAAGACGTAGATCTGTTGCGTGTCTATATTACCAGGTTGCAAGCTGAATTTTCGTTGCTCGGTAACCAACCCACCATGCTCCACAATGGCACATTTAACGACCGATTTCACAAGCTGGTAACAGAGGTTAGCGAACTTACACAATCACTCATAACAGCGCGGGAGGCTGAAAGCAACGCCACAGTTCAATGGCGATTATTTTCTGTCGTCATGAACGATTTGAATATGTTAACTGGAACCATTGCAGTTGCAGTGAATCAAACGGTTCACTTTACAGCCATTGTGGAAGGCAACAAGAAGGAAACTGAATTCTCTGTAATACAGATACGAGATCTCGTTACAGAAGCGTCGCGCTTGTTGAAAATGTCATTGGACCGAAAACTTGAACACGCAGAAAATTCGTCTTCTTTCCTTGCGAATCAAGCAGGAAAACTGATGAATCTGCTGCACATTATGAAGCGAGAAGAAAATCGCACTGTTGAGGCTGGTGAACTTATTCATAAACGTGTAGAACACGCGGTTGAAATCGCGAATAAGTCCGCTGAAATGGCGCGAAATGTTACCGAGGCGCAGATTCACCTCGATGCCATGTTGCGCCAGCTGCACAAGAACGCTTCTGCGATTATTGTCCTTGGGGCGTCAACGGTCAAGATTGCGTATGATAAGCTGGCAATGGCAAAGAGAGCTTACAATCACAGTGTCCAGAAGTTGAACGAAGCAAGGCAAGCAAACCCAGATAGAAGCGGT GTTTTGGAAAACATCAAGATGGAGTCAGACAGCGCAAGGGAGCAATTCTCTCGCCTCCGTAGTCAAGTCAGCTATTTACATCAGTCAGGAACAGCTGTCATGGACCTGATTGACGAGGCCATTAAAAGCTCAGTATTCCAGGCAATGGAGGTGCAAATCGCTTCCCACAATGCATCGCAAATCTACCAGCGCGCCCAGGTTACGCGCACTGGTGCGCGTTCTTCTGTTTCAAGAACCTACCACCTAAATAGAAATGCACAAAGAATGCTGCAAGTGGTgcgaaattttgaaactgaatcTCTACGAGCGCAAGCCTCTGCCGCTGCGACTCTGCCTTTGATTCTGTCTTTGCGAAACATTACGCACCGGATTATGCGGGAGGTGTCCATCGTCAACCAATCGTCTGCCAGCGTGCTCTCCACAGCTTCAGAGGCCTGGCAGCTTGGACGCAGTGTATACAATCTTTCCGTATCCGAGAAAAAG GTTGTGGAAAGAACCCTTCATCTTGCCCAGCAGTTACACAGACAAACATCAGCAAAAAATGCTACCATTGACAACTCAGTGGAGAATTTCGTTGATATGAAAATAAAACCCGCCCTTAGACTCTGCCAAAATGTCTCCACGATGGCTGCCAATGCGTCCACATACAGTTCTTCTCTTCTGAATCGAGCCGCTCAGACAAACGCCACCGCCCAACGACTGGGTGTGCTAATAATGCAATTGCTTAACGAAAGCTCTCATTTGCCTCGAGTTAATGTTAACCGTCTTCCCACACTCCGACAAGAGGTAAGCTCGGCTAGAGAGAAATTTCGGGCGTTGCAACTCGGGTTACATCTAGCAGAGTTAAGGAGAGGAATTCAACttcaaagggaaaaaatggcTCAGTTTAAAAGCCAAATTGGGAAGCTACGGTCCAGTataaatgaaaagaagaacttaCTGAGGTCTATGCCTCGAAAGACTCCATGTTACGAGGCATAA